The following are from one region of the Actinopolyspora halophila DSM 43834 genome:
- the ald gene encoding alanine dehydrogenase, with protein sequence MQIAVPREIKNNEYRVALTPAGVHEFVSRGHEVFVETQAGAGSSISDEEFLAAGAKVLSDADEVWAEGDLVLKVKEPIAEEYPRLRRDQVLFTYLHLAASAGLTNALLDSGVTGIAYETVQTTDGALPLLAPMSEVAGRLAPQVGTYSLMRPSGGRGMLPGGVPGVHPARVVVIGGGVAGLNSARVALGMGADVELLDTNVDKLREIDRDFGGRIRTVTSNRYSVEQAVRTADLVIGAVLIPGAKAPKLISNELVGRMKSGSVLVDIAIDQGGCFADSHPTTHDAPTYRVHDSVFYCVANMPGAVPNTSTHALTNVTLPYALRIAEQGWRAACGQDEALAAGLNTHDGKLVNEPVAAAHGLAYDEVDSVLG encoded by the coding sequence GTGCAGATCGCCGTACCCCGGGAAATCAAGAACAACGAGTATCGCGTCGCGCTCACCCCGGCGGGAGTGCACGAGTTCGTCAGTCGGGGGCACGAGGTGTTCGTGGAGACGCAGGCGGGCGCGGGCTCGTCCATCTCCGACGAGGAGTTCCTCGCAGCGGGCGCGAAGGTGCTCTCCGACGCGGACGAGGTCTGGGCCGAGGGCGACCTGGTGCTCAAGGTCAAGGAACCGATCGCCGAGGAGTATCCCCGTCTGCGACGGGACCAGGTGCTGTTCACCTACCTGCACCTGGCCGCATCCGCCGGGCTCACCAACGCGCTGCTCGACTCGGGCGTGACCGGCATCGCCTACGAAACGGTGCAGACCACCGACGGGGCACTGCCGCTGCTGGCCCCCATGAGCGAAGTCGCGGGCAGGCTGGCTCCCCAGGTCGGGACCTACTCTTTGATGCGTCCGAGCGGGGGTCGCGGCATGTTGCCCGGCGGAGTCCCCGGTGTCCACCCCGCGCGCGTGGTCGTCATCGGCGGCGGGGTCGCGGGACTCAACTCGGCGCGGGTGGCGCTCGGCATGGGCGCCGACGTCGAGCTGCTGGACACGAACGTGGACAAGCTCCGCGAGATCGACAGGGACTTCGGCGGCCGCATCCGCACGGTCACCTCGAACCGCTACAGCGTGGAGCAGGCGGTGCGCACCGCGGACCTGGTCATCGGCGCGGTGCTGATTCCCGGAGCCAAGGCCCCCAAGCTCATCTCCAACGAGCTGGTGGGCCGGATGAAGTCGGGCAGCGTGCTGGTGGACATCGCGATCGACCAGGGGGGTTGCTTCGCCGACTCGCATCCCACCACGCACGACGCACCGACCTACCGGGTGCACGACTCGGTCTTCTACTGCGTGGCCAACATGCCGGGGGCCGTTCCGAACACCTCGACGCACGCGCTGACCAACGTGACCCTGCCCTACGCGTTGCGGATCGCCGAGCAGGGCTGGCGGGCGGCGTGCGGGCAGGACGAGGCTCTCGCCGCCGGTCTGAACACGCACGACGGAAAGCTGGTGAACGAGCCGGTCGCCGCGGCGCACGGGCTGGCCTACGACGAGGTGGACAGCGTGCTCGGCTGA
- a CDS encoding PucR family transcriptional regulator translates to MVDVQGLVERAGPALLRPVSTPEDAGGVGDVVIAEPNESCGAATSDVVLGVGLTHERQAVELLRECGERAAAAVLLKPPLATASAVAAEARRHDLALIEVRDGTAWAQLVWLLRAALADGEGAAESSDRGGSAGLGDLFRLADAVAEVVDAPVTIEDAHSQVLAYSARQELTDPARVSTIMGRRQPEDVLAKFRARGTFRQLTRGSSAIYVPEQPDGTLPRLVVPIRMGGELLGSMWAVVTGEVSERRASAFADTAALVALQLLRRRMLTDSERQRSARLVRLVLEGAEGWRAAANELAVRAEPHRVVAIDVRAGDGTDEGHRLAMWEWITRGIGHRPLVTESGGVLYAVVPDRSGTGGWAALKESLLTHIRELDADTPRPLVATGASVPVAELPTSRRRADEVLTLLRGGTVDREVAVHEDLWHLLVLTRMAGAAGDAGVNSLGPLHVLREHDRNRGTDYLDTLYAWLRHPGDPRAAGAELRVHPNTFRYRMKRISLLVEVDLEDVEIRSALLVQLLSERWNPHG, encoded by the coding sequence ATGGTCGACGTCCAGGGGCTGGTCGAACGAGCGGGCCCCGCGCTGCTGCGTCCGGTGTCGACTCCGGAGGACGCCGGCGGGGTCGGGGACGTGGTGATAGCCGAGCCGAACGAGAGCTGCGGGGCGGCCACCTCCGACGTGGTGCTCGGGGTGGGACTCACGCACGAGCGGCAGGCCGTTGAGCTGCTGCGGGAGTGCGGGGAGCGCGCCGCGGCCGCCGTGCTGCTCAAGCCCCCGCTCGCCACCGCGAGCGCGGTGGCCGCCGAGGCGCGGCGGCACGACCTGGCCCTGATCGAGGTCCGGGACGGCACCGCCTGGGCACAGCTGGTCTGGCTGTTGCGGGCCGCTCTCGCCGACGGTGAAGGCGCGGCGGAGTCGTCGGACAGGGGCGGTTCGGCCGGCCTGGGGGACCTGTTCCGCCTGGCCGACGCCGTGGCCGAGGTGGTCGACGCCCCCGTGACCATCGAGGACGCGCACTCGCAGGTGCTCGCCTACTCGGCGCGGCAGGAGCTGACCGACCCCGCCCGGGTTTCCACGATCATGGGGCGCAGGCAGCCCGAGGACGTGCTGGCCAAGTTCAGGGCCAGGGGAACGTTCCGGCAGCTGACCAGGGGCAGCTCCGCGATCTACGTCCCGGAACAGCCCGACGGGACGCTGCCCAGGCTGGTCGTTCCCATCCGCATGGGCGGTGAGCTGCTCGGGTCCATGTGGGCCGTGGTCACCGGGGAGGTTTCCGAACGGCGGGCCTCCGCTTTCGCCGACACCGCTGCGCTGGTCGCGTTGCAGCTGCTACGCAGGAGGATGCTCACCGATTCCGAGCGGCAGCGCTCCGCGCGACTGGTGCGTCTCGTGCTGGAGGGCGCGGAGGGGTGGCGTGCCGCGGCGAACGAGCTGGCGGTGCGGGCCGAGCCGCACCGGGTGGTGGCCATCGACGTGCGCGCGGGTGACGGCACGGACGAGGGACACCGGCTCGCGATGTGGGAGTGGATCACCAGGGGGATCGGGCACAGACCGTTGGTGACCGAGTCGGGCGGGGTGCTGTACGCGGTCGTTCCGGACCGGTCGGGGACCGGGGGCTGGGCCGCGCTGAAGGAGTCGCTGCTGACGCACATCCGCGAGTTGGACGCCGACACGCCGCGTCCGCTGGTGGCGACGGGCGCCTCGGTCCCGGTGGCCGAACTGCCGACCTCCCGCCGCAGGGCCGACGAGGTGCTGACCCTGCTTCGGGGCGGCACGGTGGACAGGGAGGTCGCGGTTCACGAGGACCTCTGGCACCTGCTCGTGCTCACCAGGATGGCCGGGGCCGCAGGCGACGCGGGGGTCAACTCCCTCGGACCGCTGCACGTGCTGCGCGAGCACGACCGCAACCGGGGGACCGATTACCTGGACACGCTGTACGCCTGGCTGCGTCATCCCGGTGATCCGCGTGCCGCGGGCGCGGAACTGCGGGTCCATCCGAACACCTTCCGCTACCGGATGAAGCGGATCTCCCTGCTCGTCGAGGTGGATCTGGAGGACGTGGAGATCCGGTCGGCACTGCTGGTGCAGCTGTTGAGCGAGCGCTGGAACCCGCACGGGTGA
- the gcvH gene encoding glycine cleavage system protein GcvH, producing the protein MSLPTDLKYTEEHEWLAERDDIVRVGVTPYAANALGDIVYVDLPEVGKQITSGEACGELESTKSVSDLYAPATGEVTAVNEAVIDDPSQVNADPFGEGWLLEMRVSEYGKLLDSTQYAELTGE; encoded by the coding sequence ATGAGCCTGCCCACGGACCTCAAGTACACAGAGGAACACGAGTGGCTCGCCGAACGCGACGACATCGTGCGCGTCGGCGTCACACCGTATGCCGCCAACGCCCTCGGCGACATCGTCTATGTGGACCTCCCCGAGGTCGGCAAGCAGATCACGTCCGGTGAAGCCTGCGGTGAGCTGGAATCGACCAAGTCCGTCAGTGATCTCTACGCTCCGGCCACCGGCGAGGTCACGGCGGTCAACGAAGCCGTGATCGACGACCCGTCCCAGGTCAACGCCGATCCGTTCGGCGAGGGCTGGCTGCTGGAGATGCGCGTCAGCGAGTACGGCAAGCTGCTGGACTCGACGCAGTACGCCGAACTCACCGGTGAGTGA
- a CDS encoding L-serine ammonia-lyase, with translation MAISVFDLFSVGIGPSSSHTVGPMRAAARFVARLRAESLLTRVAHVRAELFGSLGATGHGHGSPKAVLLGLEGHHPEAVDPTAVSGRVDEIRSTGRLLLDGSHEIRFDSDSDLVMYRGESLPVHPNGMRFSAAASDGTALCTVVYYSVGGGFVLDEEAAGADRVKQDTTEVAHPFRTGAELLRRCAETEKTVSGLMLANELSWRDERQVSDELLDIWHVMRECVHNGCNSTGSLPGGLRVDRRAAELRSKLVDSDDPMEWVTVYALAVNEENAAGGRVVTAPTNGAAGIVPAVLHYYVRFLPGADDAGVVRFLLAAGAVGALFKENASISGAEVGCQGEVGSACSMAAAGLAEVMGGTPEQVENAAEIAMEHNLGLTCDPIGGLVQIPCIERNAVASVKAITAARMALRDDGSHFVSLDKVIKTMRDTGDDMKDKYKETARGGLAVNVIEC, from the coding sequence ATGGCGATCAGTGTCTTCGATCTTTTCTCGGTGGGAATCGGTCCGTCCAGTTCGCACACCGTCGGCCCGATGCGTGCCGCCGCGCGCTTCGTGGCGCGGTTGCGCGCCGAGAGCCTGCTGACCCGCGTCGCGCACGTGCGGGCCGAACTGTTCGGTTCGCTCGGTGCGACCGGGCACGGGCACGGCAGTCCCAAGGCGGTACTGCTGGGTCTGGAGGGGCACCACCCGGAAGCGGTCGATCCGACCGCTGTTTCCGGGCGGGTCGACGAGATCCGCTCGACCGGACGGTTGCTGCTGGACGGTTCCCACGAGATTCGATTCGATTCCGACAGCGACCTCGTGATGTATCGCGGGGAGTCGCTTCCCGTGCATCCCAACGGGATGCGTTTCAGCGCCGCCGCGTCCGACGGGACCGCGCTGTGCACGGTGGTGTACTACTCGGTCGGCGGTGGTTTCGTCCTCGACGAGGAAGCCGCAGGCGCCGACAGGGTCAAGCAGGACACCACGGAAGTCGCCCACCCGTTCCGCACCGGGGCCGAGCTCCTGCGGCGGTGCGCCGAGACGGAAAAGACGGTCAGCGGGCTCATGCTGGCCAACGAGCTCTCCTGGCGCGACGAGCGGCAGGTCTCCGACGAGCTGCTCGACATCTGGCACGTCATGCGCGAGTGCGTGCACAACGGGTGCAACAGCACGGGCAGTCTGCCCGGTGGGCTGCGCGTCGACCGCCGTGCCGCCGAGCTCCGCTCCAAACTCGTCGACTCCGATGACCCGATGGAGTGGGTGACGGTGTACGCGCTCGCCGTCAACGAGGAGAACGCGGCCGGTGGGCGAGTGGTCACGGCCCCGACCAACGGTGCGGCGGGCATCGTTCCCGCCGTGCTGCACTACTACGTGCGGTTCCTTCCCGGGGCCGACGACGCCGGGGTGGTTCGTTTCCTGCTCGCGGCCGGGGCCGTGGGTGCGCTCTTCAAGGAGAACGCATCGATCTCCGGTGCCGAGGTGGGCTGTCAGGGCGAGGTCGGCTCGGCGTGCTCGATGGCGGCGGCCGGATTGGCCGAGGTGATGGGCGGCACTCCGGAACAGGTGGAGAACGCCGCCGAGATCGCGATGGAGCACAATCTCGGACTGACCTGCGACCCGATCGGCGGCCTGGTGCAGATCCCGTGCATCGAACGCAACGCCGTCGCCTCGGTCAAGGCCATCACGGCCGCGCGGATGGCGCTGCGCGACGACGGCAGTCACTTCGTCTCGCTGGACAAGGTCATCAAGACGATGCGCGACACCGGTGACGACATGAAGGACAAGTACAAGGAGACGGCGCGGGGCGGTCTGGCCGTCAACGTCATCGAGTGCTGA
- a CDS encoding MFS transporter, with product MRPRLALLALTLGTFAIGTTEFVVMGILPELAGDLDVSLSSAGSVVSAYAFGVVVGAPLLVAAFANVPRKRVLLTLLTVFVAGHVLLVVVDSYPWVLVLRFACGLPHGAYFGVASVVGAKLVPAHRQGRAIALVLLGLTVANIVGVPAGTAVGQRFGWRATFLLVAVIGALALAAVLRWVPAVGGADAPSNLRAELRAFKDPKVLLVIAVVTIGFSGLFSCFTYITPMMTEVAGYPAGAMTWLLAIFGAGFTVGNLLGGWLTDRAVLPTLYGFLTLLAAALFAFPFSADNKAAAAINLFLVGMSSFAAEPPVQKRLLDLAGSAPTLVSATNQSAFNTANALGALIGGQVIAAGYGLTSTNWAGGVLVLIGLALAVLSGLLDRSRRGAKPPAGV from the coding sequence ATGCGCCCTCGGCTGGCTCTGCTGGCGCTCACCCTGGGGACGTTCGCGATCGGCACCACCGAGTTCGTCGTGATGGGCATCCTGCCCGAACTCGCCGGTGATCTCGACGTTTCGCTGAGCTCGGCGGGGTCCGTGGTCTCGGCCTACGCGTTCGGCGTGGTGGTCGGCGCGCCACTGCTGGTAGCCGCGTTCGCGAACGTCCCCCGCAAGCGGGTGCTCCTCACGCTCCTGACGGTTTTCGTGGCCGGTCACGTGCTGCTCGTCGTCGTCGACAGCTACCCGTGGGTGCTGGTGCTGCGTTTCGCGTGCGGCCTGCCCCACGGAGCCTACTTCGGTGTCGCTTCGGTGGTCGGGGCCAAACTCGTCCCCGCCCACCGCCAGGGCCGTGCGATCGCCCTGGTCCTGCTCGGACTCACCGTCGCCAACATCGTCGGGGTCCCCGCCGGTACCGCCGTCGGCCAGCGGTTCGGGTGGCGCGCCACCTTCCTGCTCGTGGCCGTGATCGGCGCACTCGCGCTGGCCGCCGTCCTCCGCTGGGTTCCCGCCGTCGGAGGTGCCGACGCACCCTCCAACCTGCGCGCCGAGCTCCGGGCGTTCAAGGACCCGAAGGTGCTGCTGGTGATCGCGGTCGTCACGATCGGGTTCAGCGGGCTGTTCTCCTGCTTCACCTACATCACTCCGATGATGACCGAGGTGGCCGGGTACCCGGCCGGGGCGATGACCTGGCTGCTGGCGATCTTCGGAGCGGGTTTCACCGTCGGGAACCTGCTCGGTGGGTGGCTCACCGACCGAGCCGTGCTGCCCACTCTGTACGGATTCCTGACGTTGTTGGCCGCCGCCCTGTTCGCCTTCCCCTTCAGCGCGGACAACAAGGCCGCGGCCGCGATCAACCTGTTCCTGGTCGGGATGTCCTCGTTCGCCGCCGAGCCCCCCGTGCAGAAACGTCTCCTGGACCTCGCCGGCAGCGCCCCCACGCTGGTCTCGGCGACCAACCAGTCCGCCTTCAACACGGCCAACGCTCTCGGCGCGCTCATCGGTGGACAGGTCATCGCCGCCGGTTACGGGCTCACCTCGACCAACTGGGCCGGAGGCGTGCTGGTGCTGATCGGCCTGGCGCTCGCGGTGCTGTCCGGGTTGCTCGACCGTTCCCGTCGCGGCGCGAAGCCCCCGGCGGGAGTGTGA
- a CDS encoding SSI family serine proteinase inhibitor: MGVSRFISRSLLAVGTVAATALLPLVPHASATEPAVQAERTTTGSEQANREVSVLELRVTPGTRTEDSKAAVLHCDPAGGTHPEATAACEQLDAVQGRLGSLRTGKEKPMCPLVYRPVTVTATGTWKSSPVQHSQRYSNACEMKAYTGAVFDF, from the coding sequence ATGGGCGTCTCTCGGTTCATCAGCCGGTCCCTGCTGGCGGTCGGAACCGTCGCGGCCACCGCGCTGCTCCCGCTCGTTCCACACGCGTCCGCGACCGAACCGGCCGTCCAGGCCGAACGAACCACCACCGGATCCGAGCAGGCGAACCGGGAGGTCAGCGTGCTCGAACTGCGCGTGACCCCTGGAACCCGCACGGAGGACTCGAAGGCGGCCGTGCTGCACTGTGACCCCGCGGGAGGAACGCACCCCGAGGCAACCGCGGCCTGCGAACAGCTCGACGCCGTGCAGGGCAGACTCGGATCCCTGCGCACGGGCAAGGAAAAACCGATGTGCCCGCTGGTGTACCGGCCCGTGACCGTGACGGCCACCGGCACGTGGAAGAGCTCCCCCGTTCAGCACAGCCAGCGGTACTCCAACGCCTGTGAGATGAAGGCCTACACCGGAGCAGTGTTCGACTTCTGA
- a CDS encoding MerR family transcriptional regulator: MLRTADDEELTIDELASRSGVTVRTVRFYASRGLLPPPRLRGRVGLYGADHLARLDLIRELQNLGFTLNAIERHLERIPEDAPPEELALQRALLAPWTSDQAERIDRHELDRRAGRTLSDQELEQLLTLGVLERGTGEGTEEFLLTNTSMLNVGLRITELELPSDMLLRAKDIVEQHTAQMAGELRELFAANVLRPYVERGRPEAERERVRATADQLRPLTIQVLVNGFQRAVNEVIRNHT; encoded by the coding sequence ATGCTCCGAACAGCAGACGACGAAGAACTCACGATCGACGAGCTGGCCTCCAGATCGGGAGTAACCGTGCGAACGGTTCGCTTCTACGCGTCACGCGGTCTGCTCCCCCCGCCACGACTGCGCGGCCGGGTGGGGCTGTACGGAGCTGATCACCTGGCGCGGCTGGACCTCATCCGCGAGTTGCAGAACCTCGGCTTCACGCTGAACGCGATAGAGCGACACCTCGAGCGCATCCCGGAGGACGCCCCTCCCGAGGAGCTGGCGCTGCAGCGGGCGCTGCTGGCCCCGTGGACCAGCGACCAGGCGGAGCGGATCGACCGGCACGAGCTGGACCGCCGCGCCGGCCGCACGTTGAGCGACCAGGAGCTCGAGCAGCTGCTCACGCTCGGCGTCCTCGAGCGCGGCACCGGGGAGGGAACCGAGGAGTTCCTCCTGACCAACACCTCCATGCTGAACGTCGGTCTGCGGATAACAGAGCTCGAACTGCCCTCCGACATGCTGTTGCGGGCCAAGGACATCGTCGAACAGCACACCGCCCAGATGGCCGGGGAACTCCGCGAGCTCTTCGCGGCCAACGTGCTGCGCCCGTACGTGGAGCGGGGACGCCCGGAGGCGGAGCGCGAACGGGTGCGTGCGACAGCCGACCAACTGCGCCCGCTGACCATCCAGGTGCTGGTCAACGGCTTCCAGCGCGCGGTCAATGAAGTGATCCGCAACCACACGTGA
- a CDS encoding CoA transferase, whose translation MVQRSDDGSPGEPGERSGGPGPLAGVRVVEIAGMGPAPFCAMLLADLGADVVRVERPTSPGGKQDLLNRGKRSVLVDLKHERGPEALLALAERADVLLEGFRPGVAERLGVGPEECFERNPELIYGRMTGWGQDGPLAETAGHDVDYIALSGALHASGEAGGPPRFPVNLLGDFGGGAMYLAVGVLAALLRGRAGGGGQVVDASIVDGATHLSTMLYGMFASGGWNTERGTNLLDGGAPFYDVYATSDGEHMAVGALEPQFYAELLEGLGLSGTLPDRDDPANWPEIRRRLAEAFAGGTKRHWTEVFDGSDACVTPVLSMAEAPEHPHVRARRTLVDSDGVVQPAAAPRFSGTPGPDPRPVPDAGAHTAEVLGEWRVAERDGLLRSGALHGELVRREDV comes from the coding sequence GTGGTGCAGCGCTCGGATGACGGATCCCCCGGCGAGCCGGGGGAGCGGAGCGGGGGGCCCGGCCCCCTCGCCGGGGTGCGGGTCGTCGAAATCGCGGGAATGGGACCCGCTCCGTTCTGCGCCATGCTGCTGGCCGACCTGGGGGCCGATGTCGTCCGGGTGGAACGTCCGACGAGCCCCGGCGGCAAGCAGGACCTGCTCAACCGGGGCAAGCGCTCGGTGCTCGTCGACCTCAAGCACGAGCGTGGCCCGGAAGCACTGCTCGCGCTGGCCGAACGAGCCGACGTCCTGCTGGAGGGGTTCCGCCCCGGGGTGGCGGAACGACTGGGTGTCGGTCCAGAGGAGTGCTTCGAGCGCAATCCCGAGCTGATCTACGGCCGGATGACCGGCTGGGGCCAGGACGGACCGCTGGCGGAGACGGCGGGCCACGACGTGGACTACATCGCGCTCAGCGGCGCCCTGCACGCGAGCGGAGAGGCGGGCGGACCGCCGCGGTTCCCGGTGAACCTGCTGGGCGACTTCGGCGGCGGGGCGATGTACCTGGCCGTGGGGGTGCTCGCGGCGCTGCTGCGAGGGCGGGCCGGTGGTGGTGGACAGGTCGTGGACGCTTCCATAGTGGATGGTGCGACGCATCTGAGCACCATGCTCTACGGCATGTTCGCCAGTGGGGGCTGGAACACCGAACGCGGAACCAACCTGCTGGACGGCGGGGCCCCCTTCTACGACGTCTACGCCACCTCCGACGGGGAGCACATGGCCGTCGGAGCCCTGGAACCGCAGTTCTACGCGGAGCTGCTCGAAGGCCTCGGGCTGTCGGGGACGCTTCCCGACCGGGACGACCCGGCCAACTGGCCCGAGATCCGCCGCCGACTCGCCGAGGCCTTCGCGGGAGGAACGAAGCGGCACTGGACCGAGGTCTTCGACGGTTCCGACGCGTGCGTCACCCCGGTCCTGTCGATGGCCGAAGCACCCGAGCACCCGCACGTGCGTGCGCGGCGGACGCTCGTGGACAGCGACGGGGTGGTGCAACCCGCCGCCGCGCCGCGGTTCTCCGGAACACCCGGTCCCGACCCCCGACCCGTACCGGACGCGGGAGCGCACACCGCCGAGGTGCTCGGTGAGTGGCGTGTCGCCGAGCGCGACGGCCTGCTGCGATCCGGTGCCCTACACGGCGAGCTTGTCCGGCGAGAGGACGTGTGA
- a CDS encoding acyl-CoA dehydrogenase family protein — protein MRREIFDEDHEAFRQTCRTFITRELVPHLQEWEEAGVVSKDAWRKAGAQGLLGTAIEERFGGGGVDDFRFNVVLDEELIAAGVTGFGAPVHNDINVPYLTKLATEEQKQRWLPRFCTGETVTAIAMTEPEAGSDLQGIRTTAVRDGDEYVINGQKTFISNGINADLVIVVARTDPDPSSGHEGISLLVVESDAPGFERGRNLEKIGQKSQDTAELFFNDVRVPARNLLGEEGQGFVYLMQNLPQERLSIAVASAAGAAKALELTKDYCKERTAFGRPIGKFQNTRFELAEIATEVEIGQVFVDRCITEHARGELSIEHAAMAKWWLTEMNKRVVDRCLQLHGGYGYMLEYPIAKAFLDTRVQTIYGGTTEIMKEIVGRQLGF, from the coding sequence ATGCGCAGGGAAATATTCGACGAGGACCACGAGGCCTTCCGGCAGACCTGCCGGACCTTCATAACCAGGGAGCTGGTTCCGCACCTGCAGGAGTGGGAGGAAGCGGGCGTGGTCAGCAAGGACGCCTGGCGCAAGGCAGGCGCGCAGGGGCTGCTCGGCACCGCGATCGAGGAGCGCTTCGGCGGTGGCGGCGTCGACGACTTCCGGTTCAACGTCGTGCTGGACGAGGAGCTGATCGCGGCCGGGGTGACCGGTTTCGGGGCGCCGGTGCACAACGACATCAACGTTCCGTACCTGACGAAGTTGGCGACCGAGGAGCAGAAGCAGCGCTGGCTGCCGCGCTTCTGCACCGGCGAGACCGTCACGGCCATCGCGATGACCGAGCCGGAGGCGGGCAGCGACCTGCAGGGGATCCGGACCACCGCCGTGCGCGACGGTGACGAGTACGTGATCAACGGTCAGAAGACGTTCATCAGCAACGGGATCAACGCCGACCTGGTCATCGTGGTGGCCCGGACCGATCCGGATCCGTCCTCCGGGCACGAGGGCATCAGCCTGCTGGTGGTCGAAAGCGACGCGCCCGGTTTCGAACGCGGGCGCAACCTGGAGAAGATCGGGCAGAAGTCGCAGGACACCGCCGAGTTGTTCTTCAACGACGTCCGCGTTCCCGCGCGGAACCTTCTCGGTGAGGAGGGGCAGGGCTTCGTCTACCTGATGCAGAACCTGCCGCAGGAGCGCCTGTCCATCGCGGTCGCCTCCGCGGCCGGGGCCGCCAAGGCGCTGGAGCTGACCAAGGATTACTGCAAGGAACGCACCGCCTTCGGCAGGCCGATCGGCAAGTTCCAGAACACCAGGTTCGAGCTCGCCGAGATCGCCACCGAGGTCGAGATCGGGCAGGTTTTCGTCGATCGTTGCATCACCGAGCACGCTCGCGGTGAACTGAGTATCGAACACGCGGCCATGGCCAAGTGGTGGCTGACCGAGATGAACAAGCGCGTGGTGGACAGGTGCCTCCAGCTGCACGGAGGATACGGTTACATGCTCGAGTACCCGATTGCGAAGGCTTTCCTGGACACGCGGGTACAGACCATCTACGGCGGCACCACGGAGATAATGAAGGAGATCGTGGGGAGGCAGCTGGGCTTCTAG
- a CDS encoding alkaline phosphatase family protein — MDWIVAPGDAEWRLSEVLPSALGAMGVAGFTDTVGLPECSSAAVLLVDGLGRRLLREHASDAPLLNSLDTGIPGAAGFPTTTATSISSLGTGTCSGEHGVVGYSFVEPGGGLFRPLSWSKKDAAGRGQSMLEEWPPEQAQPDDPVLERASASGVDARLVVPAEFEGTGLTRAALRGGSFRGIRAVGDLVAEMGESLGRKSPVLCYGYHGQLDMLGHVHGPGSLPWRMQLRQVDTLVRSIVEGLPRDTVLLVVADHGMVGVDPELSPDIDSDPVLREGVRLIGGEARARHVYTEPGAAEDVLAAWRERLGTDALVVSAAEAVEAGWFGNTLSDAARERMGDVIALARNNGIIRSVAEPNESALRGQHGSLTAEEQYIPMLLAQG, encoded by the coding sequence ATGGACTGGATCGTCGCCCCCGGCGATGCCGAATGGCGCTTGTCCGAGGTGCTTCCCTCGGCTCTGGGGGCGATGGGAGTCGCGGGCTTCACCGACACGGTCGGGCTTCCCGAGTGCTCGAGTGCGGCGGTGCTGCTGGTGGACGGTCTCGGCCGGCGATTGCTGCGCGAACACGCCTCGGATGCGCCCCTGCTGAACTCGCTGGACACGGGCATCCCCGGGGCCGCGGGCTTTCCCACCACCACGGCCACGAGCATCAGCTCGTTGGGGACGGGAACCTGCTCCGGGGAGCACGGTGTGGTCGGCTATTCCTTCGTCGAACCCGGCGGCGGTCTGTTCCGCCCGCTGTCCTGGTCCAAAAAGGATGCAGCGGGGCGCGGGCAGAGCATGTTGGAGGAGTGGCCCCCGGAACAGGCCCAACCGGACGACCCCGTGCTGGAGCGCGCCAGTGCTTCCGGTGTGGATGCGCGGCTGGTCGTGCCGGCCGAGTTCGAGGGAACCGGCCTGACCCGGGCAGCGCTGCGTGGCGGCTCGTTCAGGGGAATCCGCGCGGTGGGGGACCTGGTGGCCGAGATGGGTGAGTCCCTCGGCAGGAAGTCCCCGGTGCTGTGCTACGGCTATCACGGACAGCTGGACATGCTGGGGCACGTGCACGGTCCCGGTTCGCTGCCCTGGAGGATGCAGCTGCGCCAGGTGGACACGCTGGTGCGTTCGATCGTCGAAGGCCTGCCCCGCGATACCGTGCTGCTCGTCGTCGCCGATCACGGCATGGTCGGGGTGGATCCGGAGCTGTCCCCCGACATCGACTCCGACCCGGTCCTGCGGGAGGGCGTGCGGCTGATCGGCGGGGAAGCCCGCGCCAGGCACGTCTACACCGAGCCGGGAGCCGCCGAGGACGTGCTCGCCGCGTGGCGGGAGCGGCTGGGCACGGACGCGCTCGTGGTCAGCGCCGCGGAGGCCGTCGAGGCGGGCTGGTTCGGGAACACGTTGAGCGACGCGGCGCGGGAACGGATGGGTGACGTCATCGCGCTCGCGCGGAACAACGGGATAATCCGTTCGGTCGCGGAGCCGAACGAGTCCGCCCTGCGGGGACAGCACGGTTCGTTGACGGCGGAGGAGCAGTACATTCCCATGTTGCTGGCACAGGGGTGA